The following proteins come from a genomic window of Campylobacteraceae bacterium:
- a CDS encoding methyltransferase domain-containing protein, with translation MNQQEFWNKKFGKDDYLYGKRINTFIKAVCKRFSKNEEVLCVGEGEGRNAVHLATLGFKVSALDSSNLGFVKLNALAKEQNVKIENICSDIKEWKSTKKYAAIVMSFFHIEDEDKKSVFTVLENALDKDGYLVLEVFSKNQINYSSGGPKDTDLLYDVKGLKEIFKNSTIHTLEETITTLDEGKGHQGEASVIRLILQKN, from the coding sequence ATGAATCAACAAGAGTTTTGGAATAAAAAGTTTGGGAAAGATGATTATTTATATGGAAAAAGAATCAATACTTTTATCAAAGCTGTTTGCAAAAGATTTTCTAAAAATGAAGAAGTTTTATGTGTAGGAGAAGGGGAAGGTAGGAATGCAGTTCATTTAGCCACGCTTGGGTTTAAAGTATCTGCTCTTGATTCTTCTAATCTTGGTTTTGTAAAGTTAAATGCTTTAGCAAAAGAACAAAATGTAAAAATCGAAAATATTTGTAGTGATATTAAAGAATGGAAGAGTACTAAAAAATACGCAGCCATTGTTATGTCTTTTTTTCATATTGAAGATGAGGATAAAAAAAGCGTTTTTACTGTTTTAGAAAATGCTTTAGATAAAGATGGGTATTTGGTATTGGAAGTTTTTTCAAAAAATCAAATTAATTATTCTTCAGGAGGACCAAAAGATACTGATTTACTTTATGATGTAAAGGGTTTAAAAGAAATATTTAAAAACAGTACTATTCATACGCTAGAAGAAACAATAACCACTTTAGATGAAGGTAAGGGTCATCAAGGAGAAGCAAGTGTTATTCGCTTGATTTTACAAAAAAACTAA
- a CDS encoding LPP20 family lipoprotein: MSLKNIFFVLFILLSFSACVSSNKANKSIPLPSWYLNSSSVDAHNFYGTSSSYSLEEAKNQALKNVSAYLSVEIRSKTDITKTSSNNNYNKTIVQNIISQTKKLQFNNAKIIKNVFLDNKYYVLVQINRAKLFNEHYNRLEILDNNIKSKLQEENKSILAKIKNISSLEQQLKEAKDLAYILYAIKNDFNYKKEIKKYDLILNEKSTLIAKINISIHSKSNAYKNELSSFFNKNDYKISKPSNVQVGITSLINHSKYKAWFIAKANISLKISSGDKILSTHVFNLVGRSSSSFKNADLSSSLAFKKALIKLGINKILFTK; encoded by the coding sequence ATGTCACTTAAAAATATTTTCTTTGTATTATTTATTCTTTTAAGTTTTAGCGCTTGCGTTTCAAGTAATAAAGCTAATAAATCAATCCCTTTACCTTCTTGGTATCTAAACTCTTCTAGTGTTGATGCACATAACTTTTATGGAACATCTTCATCTTATTCGCTTGAAGAGGCTAAAAATCAAGCCTTAAAAAATGTTTCTGCGTATTTAAGTGTAGAAATACGTTCTAAAACAGATATCACAAAAACAAGCTCAAATAATAACTACAATAAAACAATAGTTCAAAATATAATTAGTCAAACCAAAAAACTTCAATTTAACAATGCAAAAATCATAAAAAATGTTTTTCTTGATAATAAATATTATGTATTAGTACAAATAAACAGAGCTAAACTCTTTAATGAACATTACAATCGTTTAGAAATATTAGATAACAATATCAAAAGTAAATTACAAGAAGAAAATAAAAGTATACTTGCAAAAATAAAAAATATCTCTTCTCTAGAGCAGCAACTAAAAGAAGCAAAAGACTTAGCCTATATTTTATATGCTATAAAAAATGATTTTAATTACAAAAAAGAAATTAAAAAATACGATCTTATTTTAAATGAAAAAAGCACTCTAATAGCCAAAATTAATATTTCAATACATTCAAAATCAAACGCTTACAAAAATGAACTTTCTTCTTTTTTTAATAAAAATGACTATAAAATCTCAAAACCTTCCAATGTACAAGTAGGAATCACATCTCTTATAAATCATTCAAAATACAAAGCATGGTTTATTGCAAAAGCCAATATCAGTCTTAAAATATCTTCAGGGGATAAAATACTTTCTACTCATGTTTTTAATCTTGTAGGAAGATCCTCAAGTTCGTTTAAAAATGCGGACCTGTCTTCTTCTTTGGCTTTTAAAAAAGCCTTAATTAAGCTTGGTATTAATAAAATTCTTTTTACAAAATAA
- a CDS encoding branched-chain amino acid transaminase: protein MTEAKYIWMDGELVAWKDAKVHVLSHTLHYGNGAIEGTKAYKTHDGRCAIFKLQEHTKRLLNSSKMTLIDVPFTQDELNAAQIKLLQENELFDGAYIRPLVYLGYGVMGLYHKEAPVHVSISAWEWGAYLGEEGLKKGVRVKIVSMTRNPNTSGMGKAKAVANYLNSQMAKFEAIDAGYDEALLRDDQGYIAEASGACFFIVRDGIIITPPNDNSLESITQMTVIDLAKDMGYTVERRRLTREEVYIADEAFFTGTAVEVTPIREVDARIIGKGERGPITEKLQSAYFDVVAGKNPKYIKDLTYIN from the coding sequence ATGACAGAAGCAAAATACATCTGGATGGATGGTGAACTCGTAGCGTGGAAAGATGCAAAAGTTCATGTATTAAGCCATACTTTACACTACGGAAACGGTGCAATTGAAGGTACAAAAGCTTATAAAACACATGATGGAAGATGTGCTATTTTTAAACTTCAAGAACATACTAAACGTTTATTAAACTCTTCGAAAATGACTCTTATTGATGTTCCTTTTACACAAGATGAATTAAATGCTGCACAAATAAAACTTTTACAAGAAAATGAACTCTTTGATGGTGCTTATATTCGTCCTTTGGTTTATTTGGGTTATGGAGTTATGGGTTTATACCATAAAGAAGCGCCTGTTCATGTATCTATTTCAGCTTGGGAATGGGGAGCTTATTTAGGAGAAGAAGGTCTTAAAAAAGGCGTTCGTGTAAAAATTGTTTCAATGACTAGAAATCCTAATACCTCTGGAATGGGAAAAGCAAAAGCAGTTGCAAATTATCTTAATTCACAAATGGCTAAATTTGAAGCTATTGATGCGGGTTATGATGAAGCACTATTGCGAGATGATCAAGGTTATATTGCAGAAGCATCTGGAGCTTGTTTTTTTATTGTACGTGATGGTATTATTATTACTCCTCCAAATGACAACTCTTTAGAATCAATTACACAAATGACTGTTATTGATTTGGCAAAAGATATGGGTTATACGGTTGAGAGAAGAAGACTTACAAGAGAAGAAGTATATATTGCAGATGAAGCATTTTTTACAGGAACAGCTGTAGAAGTTACTCCTATTAGAGAAGTAGATGCGAGAATTATTGGAAAAGGCGAACGTGGTCCTATTACAGAAAAATTACAAAGTGCTTATTTTGATGTAGTAGCTGGTAAGAACCCTAAATATATTAAAGATTTAACTTACATTAACTAA
- a CDS encoding prohibitin family protein translates to MPIDNDYFKNRQSGNSGGSNNGGNGGNGGGGGGNFQPPFEPPEFMKNLGKKAGIIYVVIAIVAALFIFKPFVIVESGQVGIKITTGKYEEIPLTPGFHFFIPGFQKVILIDTKVRLMNYKNISEATSFGSGIRLNPAIDILDARGLPVSIELTVQYKLTADGAPNTIATYGLAWEDKIINPVVRDIVRNVVGVYTAEELPTKRNEIAVKIEDGVRADIEALENSPVTLLSVQLRGIILPTKIREQIERVQIANQEAERVKYEVARAKQEAEKKAALAIGTAQAKRIEAKGRADAVTIEAIAQAKANILIAKSLTPNLLKLEQIQVQGKFNDALRVNKDAKIFLTPGGSTPNIWVDTKSTARDASINN, encoded by the coding sequence ATGCCAATAGATAATGATTATTTTAAAAACAGACAAAGCGGGAACAGTGGTGGTTCTAACAATGGTGGGAACGGCGGAAATGGCGGAGGCGGTGGTGGAAACTTTCAACCCCCTTTTGAGCCACCTGAATTTATGAAAAATTTAGGAAAAAAAGCAGGAATTATTTACGTTGTAATTGCAATCGTAGCTGCTTTATTTATTTTCAAACCTTTTGTAATTGTAGAATCTGGACAAGTAGGGATTAAAATCACTACTGGTAAATATGAAGAAATTCCATTAACTCCTGGATTTCACTTTTTCATTCCTGGTTTCCAAAAAGTTATCTTAATTGATACAAAAGTTAGATTAATGAACTATAAGAACATTAGTGAAGCTACATCTTTTGGTTCAGGAATTAGATTAAATCCTGCTATTGATATCTTAGATGCGAGAGGATTACCTGTTTCTATTGAATTAACTGTTCAATATAAACTAACAGCTGATGGAGCACCTAATACTATTGCTACTTATGGTTTAGCTTGGGAAGATAAAATCATTAACCCAGTTGTTCGTGATATCGTAAGAAATGTAGTTGGAGTATATACAGCAGAAGAACTTCCTACTAAAAGAAATGAAATCGCTGTTAAAATTGAAGATGGTGTAAGAGCAGATATTGAAGCATTAGAAAACTCTCCAGTTACGCTCTTATCAGTTCAATTAAGAGGAATTATTCTTCCTACTAAAATCAGAGAACAAATTGAAAGAGTTCAAATTGCTAATCAAGAAGCAGAAAGAGTTAAATACGAAGTAGCAAGAGCTAAACAAGAAGCTGAGAAAAAAGCTGCTTTAGCAATCGGTACTGCACAAGCTAAAAGAATTGAAGCTAAGGGTAGAGCAGATGCTGTTACTATTGAAGCAATTGCACAAGCAAAAGCGAATATATTAATTGCTAAATCATTAACTCCTAACTTATTAAAATTAGAACAAATCCAAGTTCAAGGTAAATTTAATGACGCACTTAGAGTTAATAAAGATGCTAAAATTTTCTTAACACCTGGTGGATCTACTCCTAATATTTGGGTAGATACAAAAAGTACTGCAAGAGATGCTTCTATTAATAACTAG
- a CDS encoding bifunctional phosphoribosyl-AMP cyclohydrolase/phosphoribosyl-ATP diphosphatase HisIE: MSIEKIDWEKMQGLVPVITQDASTKEVLMLAYMNKEALELCLSTNIAHYFSRSKQRIWKKGESSGHIQDIVEILLDCDDDTILLKVNQTGVACHTGRKSCFFTNVKTNEIISEVEVDTSAAYGVIDTLYHTIQEKKNTDPTKSYTAKLLQGEENSMLKKIVEEAGEFTFAIKDNDEKEIIFEAADITYHVLVALASKNISPDRVKQELTRRFGMSGIEEKNARQEK, translated from the coding sequence ATGAGTATTGAAAAAATAGACTGGGAAAAGATGCAAGGTTTAGTTCCTGTTATCACACAAGACGCAAGCACAAAAGAAGTACTTATGTTAGCTTATATGAATAAAGAAGCGCTAGAGCTATGCTTAAGCACGAATATAGCTCATTATTTTTCAAGATCTAAACAAAGAATCTGGAAAAAAGGTGAAAGCTCTGGTCATATCCAAGATATTGTTGAAATCTTATTGGATTGTGATGACGATACTATTTTATTAAAAGTAAATCAAACAGGAGTAGCTTGTCATACAGGAAGAAAATCGTGTTTTTTCACCAACGTAAAAACAAATGAAATTATATCAGAAGTAGAAGTAGATACAAGTGCAGCATATGGAGTAATTGATACTTTATACCATACCATTCAAGAAAAAAAGAATACAGACCCTACAAAATCTTATACAGCAAAACTTCTTCAAGGCGAAGAAAACTCTATGCTTAAAAAGATTGTTGAAGAAGCAGGAGAGTTTACTTTTGCTATTAAAGACAATGATGAAAAAGAAATCATTTTTGAAGCAGCAGATATTACTTACCATGTTTTAGTAGCACTTGCTTCTAAAAATATAAGTCCTGATCGTGTAAAACAAGAATTAACAAGAAGATTTGGAATGAGTGGAATTGAAGAAAAGAATGCAAGACAAGAGAAATAA
- a CDS encoding polyisoprenoid-binding protein codes for MKRLLFMLLVLGTSVFAATYQIDKAHSKISFKVKHMAISNVYGSFANFDAKINYNDTTKVFETLSAKIDVNSIDTDNVKRDGHLKSEDFFNEKVFPNITFKLLSVNDDEAKALLTIKGISKEVILDFENNGTVKDPWGNTKLGLSFSTKISRKAFGLTWNKLLETGSFVVGDKITITVDIEAKKI; via the coding sequence ATGAAAAGATTATTATTTATGTTATTGGTATTAGGAACAAGTGTATTTGCAGCAACGTATCAAATTGATAAAGCGCATTCCAAGATTTCTTTTAAAGTGAAACATATGGCGATATCAAATGTTTATGGAAGTTTTGCGAACTTTGATGCTAAAATCAATTACAACGACACAACAAAAGTATTTGAAACCTTAAGTGCAAAGATTGATGTGAATTCTATTGATACAGATAATGTAAAAAGAGATGGACATCTTAAGTCAGAAGATTTTTTTAATGAAAAAGTTTTTCCAAACATAACATTTAAATTATTAAGCGTAAATGATGATGAAGCAAAAGCTTTATTAACAATAAAAGGTATAAGCAAAGAAGTTATTTTAGATTTTGAAAACAATGGAACGGTTAAAGATCCTTGGGGAAATACCAAACTAGGCCTGTCTTTTTCAACTAAAATCTCAAGAAAAGCCTTTGGTTTAACATGGAATAAACTCCTAGAAACAGGTTCTTTTGTTGTGGGTGATAAAATTACCATAACAGTAGATATAGAAGCTAAGAAAATATAA
- a CDS encoding response regulator, protein MKLEDLSILYAEDEEGISQTVGEVLELYVNKVIYAKDGQEALELYTIYKPNILLLDISMPKINGLEVLKTIRETDLFTPVIIMTAHTEQDYLLNAVELYITKYLIKPFDKHALENALDKCVDLISKKLKEVILLKENITYDIKAKSIEKEGKITILNKKESLLLNLLLKNSPHIVSYEEIEYHLWPDIAVSKEAFKSLIKDLRKKTSKDLIINISQTGYKLEKL, encoded by the coding sequence ATGAAACTAGAAGATTTAAGTATACTTTATGCAGAAGATGAAGAAGGAATATCTCAAACAGTAGGAGAAGTACTTGAACTGTATGTGAACAAAGTCATTTATGCTAAAGATGGACAAGAAGCTTTAGAACTTTATACTATATACAAACCCAATATTTTATTATTGGATATCTCTATGCCCAAAATAAATGGCCTGGAAGTTTTAAAAACAATTAGAGAAACAGACCTTTTTACCCCTGTTATTATTATGACCGCCCATACAGAACAAGATTATTTATTAAATGCGGTAGAACTCTATATTACAAAATATTTAATCAAACCCTTTGATAAACATGCGCTGGAGAATGCATTGGATAAATGTGTAGATCTTATTTCTAAAAAACTAAAAGAGGTGATTCTTTTAAAAGAGAATATCACTTATGATATAAAAGCCAAAAGTATAGAAAAAGAGGGAAAGATAACTATTTTAAATAAAAAAGAGTCTTTGTTGTTAAACCTTTTGTTAAAAAATTCACCCCATATTGTTTCTTATGAAGAAATCGAGTATCATTTGTGGCCAGATATCGCTGTTAGTAAAGAAGCTTTTAAATCCCTCATAAAAGATTTACGAAAAAAAACATCAAAAGACTTAATTATAAATATTTCTCAAACAGGATATAAACTTGAAAAACTTTAA
- a CDS encoding HAMP domain-containing histidine kinase: protein MKNFKFTMKSKSLFFILFLISILLLTLYYQNKSSNKSYLYLLQNNYKNTLDNFYSTFRHKLENSYANLNFSLENDVLFDLLDGQKNTEIKNYENYLLKKFKNKNTYLDYINITLIEKNKIHFKSYSLTKRNNHIYIKLSYLLKSKKSSYARVDYFLTSKLLLKSVKMYNNSEGVIYFEDKNKNLLETYLDENRNNETFSILLENCREEHTELKKIKGKFYISKILNLEVLETKSAYQAVFFLDVTKEKNEYISLVKNSLIVSLLLFVFAAISVNFYLNYLINRISKNENDVKQINKNLEKTISKEITKRLKIQQNALEEKQKNEQILIQQSKLAMMGEMIANIAHQWRQPLMQLSAIFMYLDVYQEKGKLNKERFDKKIKDSVQIIDYMSKTIEDFRNYFKPEKQKEVFYIKESLDSALFIIDASLKHSFIETKVICKHNKIKIKSYKNEFSQALLNIISNAKDILIQRKIKDPKITITLCENPTETIISIQDNAQGIDEKIIDKIFEPYFTTKHKALGTGIGLYMSKMIIEKHSNNTLVVENTENGAKFIITIPHKKEET, encoded by the coding sequence TTGAAAAACTTTAAGTTTACCATGAAAAGTAAGAGTCTCTTTTTTATTCTTTTTTTAATTTCAATACTTTTATTGACTCTTTATTATCAGAATAAAAGCTCTAATAAATCTTATTTGTATTTATTACAAAACAATTATAAAAATACTTTAGATAATTTTTACTCTACTTTTAGGCACAAACTAGAGAATTCTTATGCAAACTTAAATTTTTCACTAGAAAATGATGTATTATTTGACTTACTTGATGGACAAAAAAATACAGAAATCAAAAACTATGAGAACTACCTCCTTAAAAAATTCAAAAACAAAAATACCTACTTAGACTACATTAACATCACTCTTATAGAGAAAAATAAAATACATTTTAAAAGCTACTCTTTGACAAAAAGAAACAATCATATTTATATAAAATTATCTTATTTACTTAAAAGTAAAAAATCTTCTTATGCCAGAGTCGATTATTTTCTTACTTCAAAACTTTTATTAAAAAGTGTCAAAATGTATAATAATTCAGAAGGTGTAATATATTTTGAAGATAAAAACAAAAATCTGCTTGAAACGTATTTGGATGAAAATCGTAATAATGAAACGTTTTCTATTTTACTTGAAAACTGCCGAGAGGAACACACAGAGCTTAAAAAAATAAAAGGCAAGTTTTATATCAGTAAAATTCTAAATTTGGAAGTTTTGGAAACGAAAAGTGCCTATCAAGCTGTTTTTTTTCTTGATGTTACAAAAGAAAAAAATGAATATATATCTTTGGTCAAAAATTCTCTTATTGTTTCTTTATTATTGTTTGTTTTTGCAGCAATCTCTGTTAATTTTTATTTAAACTATTTAATAAATAGAATTAGCAAAAATGAAAATGACGTAAAACAAATCAATAAGAACTTAGAAAAAACGATTTCTAAAGAAATTACCAAACGCCTAAAAATACAGCAAAATGCACTAGAAGAAAAACAAAAGAATGAACAAATCTTAATACAACAATCAAAACTTGCCATGATGGGAGAAATGATTGCAAATATAGCCCATCAATGGAGACAGCCTCTTATGCAACTAAGTGCTATTTTTATGTATTTAGATGTGTATCAAGAAAAAGGAAAACTAAATAAAGAGAGATTTGATAAAAAAATCAAAGATTCTGTACAAATAATTGATTATATGTCTAAAACAATTGAAGATTTTAGAAATTATTTTAAACCAGAAAAACAAAAAGAAGTATTTTATATCAAAGAATCCTTAGACTCTGCGCTTTTTATAATAGATGCCTCTTTAAAACATTCTTTTATTGAAACAAAGGTAATTTGTAAGCACAATAAAATAAAGATTAAAAGCTATAAAAATGAGTTTTCTCAAGCTTTGTTAAATATTATTTCCAATGCTAAAGATATTCTTATACAAAGAAAAATAAAAGACCCAAAAATTACTATTACACTTTGTGAAAATCCAACAGAAACAATTATTAGTATCCAAGACAACGCACAAGGCATAGATGAAAAAATAATTGATAAAATTTTTGAGCCTTATTTTACGACTAAACATAAAGCCTTAGGAACTGGTATTGGTTTATATATGAGTAAAATGATTATTGAAAAACACAGTAATAATACACTTGTAGTTGAAAATACAGAAAATGGAGCTAAATTTATTATCACCATCCCTCATAAAAAAGAAGAGACATAA
- a CDS encoding nucleotide pyrophosphohydrolase encodes MDMQKIETLIKKFSKERDWDKFHNPKNLAMALSVESAELLEIFQWLSHDESLELKDEKLEHLKEEIADVAVYLLRICMSYDINLEEAIVSKMKKNEEKYPLLNKEGKRIDYSKKF; translated from the coding sequence ATGGATATGCAAAAAATAGAAACACTTATTAAAAAATTCTCAAAAGAAAGAGATTGGGATAAATTCCACAATCCAAAAAATCTTGCAATGGCATTAAGTGTAGAAAGTGCAGAACTTTTGGAAATATTTCAGTGGTTAAGCCACGATGAAAGCTTAGAATTAAAAGATGAAAAACTTGAGCATCTAAAAGAAGAAATTGCAGATGTGGCTGTGTATCTTTTAAGAATCTGCATGTCTTATGATATTAATTTAGAAGAAGCCATTGTTTCAAAGATGAAAAAAAATGAAGAAAAATATCCTTTGTTAAACAAAGAAGGAAAACGAATAGATTATTCCAAAAAATTCTAA
- a CDS encoding Mrp/NBP35 family ATP-binding protein has translation MASIADIKKELEKVIYPGFSKSIVEFGFLKDVQIKDDTSCVVILDITSAAQDVEMKLRHEITACLSNIGLTSVEISMNKPEEPKQQSNSVSGSNIAPQIKNFVMVSSGKGGVGKSTTTVNLAIAAAMQGKRVGILDADIYGPNIPRMMGLQGQEVEVVGNKAKPFKAYGVDVMSMGSLMDEGQALIWRGAMIMKAIQQLLRDILWGELDILFIDMPPGTGDAQLTLAQSVPITCGINVTTPQHVALDDARRSLDMFKKLHIPIAGIVENMSGFICPSCETESDIFGKGTCEAIAKEYDTFVLGNLPIEPAIRLGGDNGKPIVFCEPNSVTAKRYMMAAEKLISFVDEVSSQAENASIQPTTAPGVSACSTTSKAAVAAPAQASSQGCCGGGANPGSSSGQTKQGGCGCN, from the coding sequence ATGGCAAGTATTGCAGATATTAAAAAAGAGTTAGAAAAGGTAATTTATCCAGGCTTTTCAAAATCCATTGTAGAGTTTGGATTTTTAAAAGATGTACAAATTAAAGATGATACTTCTTGTGTGGTAATTTTAGATATTACATCCGCAGCACAAGATGTTGAAATGAAATTAAGACATGAAATCACAGCCTGTCTTAGCAACATTGGATTAACCAGCGTAGAAATTTCTATGAACAAACCAGAAGAACCTAAACAACAAAGTAATTCAGTGAGTGGTAGTAATATTGCACCACAAATTAAAAACTTTGTTATGGTATCTTCAGGAAAAGGTGGAGTTGGAAAATCTACAACTACAGTTAACTTAGCAATAGCAGCAGCTATGCAAGGGAAACGAGTAGGTATTTTAGATGCTGATATTTATGGTCCTAATATTCCTCGTATGATGGGTTTACAAGGTCAAGAAGTAGAAGTAGTTGGAAACAAAGCCAAACCTTTTAAAGCTTATGGGGTTGATGTTATGTCTATGGGTTCTTTAATGGATGAAGGTCAAGCTTTGATTTGGAGAGGGGCTATGATTATGAAAGCCATTCAACAATTATTAAGAGATATTTTATGGGGCGAATTAGACATCTTGTTTATTGATATGCCACCAGGAACTGGTGATGCTCAATTAACGCTTGCTCAAAGTGTTCCTATTACTTGTGGTATTAATGTTACAACACCACAACATGTAGCGCTTGATGATGCAAGAAGATCGCTGGATATGTTTAAAAAACTGCATATTCCTATTGCTGGAATTGTAGAAAATATGAGTGGATTTATTTGTCCTTCATGTGAAACAGAATCAGATATTTTTGGAAAAGGTACTTGTGAAGCAATTGCAAAAGAGTATGATACTTTTGTTTTAGGAAATTTACCCATTGAACCTGCTATTAGATTAGGTGGGGATAATGGAAAACCTATTGTTTTTTGTGAACCCAATTCAGTAACAGCAAAACGATATATGATGGCAGCAGAGAAATTAATTTCTTTTGTAGATGAGGTTAGTTCCCAAGCAGAAAATGCTTCGATTCAACCTACTACTGCTCCTGGCGTATCTGCATGTTCAACTACTTCAAAGGCTGCAGTTGCAGCACCAGCACAAGCAAGTAGTCAAGGATGTTGTGGAGGTGGAGCAAATCCAGGAAGCTCGTCTGGTCAAACCAAACAAGGTGGATGTGGTTGTAATTAA
- the tenA gene encoding thiaminase II, giving the protein MKTFSQEAWASIDQTIYKDILNLDFVKELMLGTLDKSTFEFYIKQDKLYLNEFRRILTILSSKLIKEEESNNFLIYAKDIMDVEKELHEEFLDLFKADEYLEASPSCLLYTGYLHTIVNTSSVAVILASVLPCFWIYQEVGAYILKHQNKEDNIYQAWIDTYGSSEYEKVVQDVIVICNKHEKNASKDEKDQMLQAFYKASQMEWLFWDSAYKKEKWAI; this is encoded by the coding sequence ATGAAGACATTTTCACAAGAAGCATGGGCTTCAATTGATCAAACAATTTACAAAGATATTTTAAATTTGGATTTTGTAAAAGAACTAATGTTAGGAACTTTGGATAAAAGCACCTTTGAGTTTTATATTAAACAAGATAAATTATATTTAAATGAATTTAGAAGAATTCTTACAATACTTTCCTCAAAACTTATAAAGGAAGAAGAAAGCAATAATTTTTTAATTTATGCTAAAGATATTATGGACGTTGAAAAAGAACTGCATGAAGAATTTTTAGACTTGTTTAAAGCAGATGAATACTTAGAAGCAAGCCCTTCTTGTTTATTATATACAGGATATTTACATACTATTGTGAATACTTCTTCTGTAGCAGTAATACTTGCATCTGTTTTACCTTGTTTTTGGATTTATCAAGAAGTTGGAGCCTATATATTAAAACACCAAAATAAAGAAGATAATATCTATCAAGCTTGGATTGATACTTATGGCAGTAGTGAATATGAAAAAGTAGTTCAAGATGTGATAGTTATTTGCAATAAACATGAAAAAAATGCTTCCAAAGATGAAAAAGATCAAATGTTACAAGCATTTTATAAAGCTTCTCAAATGGAATGGTTATTTTGGGACAGTGCTTATAAAAAAGAAAAATGGGCAATTTAA
- a CDS encoding HDOD domain-containing protein produces the protein MKDMIIDKIDSLPPLPKSVIEIEEFRSLPEKEPLDLLKIIEQDPLIITSLLRVANSAMFGFRSAVETPSRAINLLGINFTISVALGTVVQDLIKSDLKPYGVGIDAFLNSCNLSSTIVNKWLGASNFDLKEELLLPAFLQETGKFIIAELIIELEKEEEFKEGIAQGKHLATLERTLVGHSCSTITANIFKHWKLSPNLVTAIGYVGHPDKAPTGFKEKVQILEIVKILSNLTAPLSDDNVALGLKKCKEYGLDVAALSSAIEGIKTKIEDEA, from the coding sequence ATGAAAGATATGATCATTGATAAAATTGACTCCCTTCCTCCCTTACCAAAAAGTGTAATTGAGATTGAAGAGTTTAGATCTCTGCCAGAAAAAGAACCTTTGGATTTATTAAAAATCATTGAGCAAGATCCTTTAATTATTACTTCATTATTAAGAGTTGCAAACTCTGCAATGTTTGGGTTTAGATCTGCGGTTGAAACGCCTAGCCGTGCTATTAATTTACTTGGTATTAATTTTACTATCTCTGTTGCTTTAGGTACTGTGGTTCAAGATTTAATTAAATCAGATTTAAAACCTTATGGTGTAGGAATTGATGCTTTTTTAAATTCTTGTAATTTATCCTCTACTATTGTTAATAAATGGTTAGGAGCTTCAAACTTTGATTTAAAAGAAGAACTTTTATTACCCGCTTTTTTACAAGAAACAGGAAAATTTATTATTGCTGAATTAATTATAGAACTGGAAAAAGAAGAAGAATTTAAAGAAGGTATTGCACAAGGGAAACACTTAGCTACATTAGAGCGAACATTAGTGGGACATTCATGTTCTACGATTACTGCTAATATTTTTAAACATTGGAAACTAAGTCCTAATCTAGTAACCGCAATTGGTTATGTAGGGCACCCCGATAAAGCACCAACAGGATTCAAAGAAAAAGTACAAATTCTTGAAATTGTAAAAATATTATCCAATTTAACCGCTCCTTTAAGTGATGATAATGTAGCACTTGGATTAAAAAAATGTAAAGAATATGGTTTAGATGTAGCTGCTTTATCATCTGCAATTGAAGGTATCAAAACCAAAATCGAAGACGAAGCTTAA